Genomic segment of Candidatus Eremiobacterota bacterium:
TTGTGTCCACAATCTCCCACAGGCATTTTCATTGCGAGTTATGCAGGGCTCTCTTACTATTCTTTTTGCAAAAGAACCTTTCCCATGCTATAATAGGGAATACTATCCTACACTCTTACAGGAGGTCTTCACCGGTGGAGCATGCAAACACGCTTGCCCTTTTTATTGATTTTGACAACATCGCCCTTGGTTTTGAAAACCGGAAGAAAAAGTTTGATATTGCCAAAGTTCTTGAGCGCCTTGTGGAGAAAGGCAAGATAATCGTCAAGAGAGCCTATTCAGACTGGGCCCGCTACCCTGATCAGAAAAGGGATCTCCATGAAGCGGCCATTGAGCTCATTGAGATCCCGAAACGCTCAAGAGTAGGCAAGAACTCTGCCGATATAAGACTTGTTGTTGACGCGATGGACCTTTCTTATTCCAAGGAGCACATTGACACCTTTGTCATTATGTCAGGCGACAGCGATTTTTCGCCCCTGGTGAGCAAGCTCAAGGAAAACGGGAAACACGTAATCGGCATCAGCCTTAAGGAGTCAGCGTCGAACCTGCTCATCTCCAACTGCGACGAGTTCATCTTTTACGAGGACCTGGACCTGCCCAAGGATATCCCTTCTGGAATAATCAAGGACCTGCCCGAGAACAAGAAGGAGGCCTACCAGCTCCTTATCGACTCCGTCGTCGCCCTTATGAGGGAGAACAAGGAGATCATCTACTCCTCGATGGTCAAGGACACCATAAAGAGAAAGAAGCCGTCATTTACCGAGTCGGCTCATGGGTACAGGACTTTCAGCGATCTACTCAAGGACGCCGAAAGAAGGGGAGTGCTCCAGCTCTCAGGGGATTCCCGCAGCAGGACCCTCATCATCACCGGATTCGGCAAATCCAGCTAGAAAGGAGGCACCATGGATGAAGATCTGAAAATCCCCATCAGCATCAGCGCCCGCCACATCCATCTCACGAAGGAGCATGTGGCGACTCTTTTCGGAAAAGACGCACGCCTCACGGTGAAGGCCCCTCTCTCACAGCCCGGCCAGTTCGCCTGCAACGAGACTGTCTCGCTTACAGGGCCCAGAAGCACCATCCAGAACGTGAGGGTCCTGGGCCCTGAAAGGAAGGAGTCGCAGGTCGAGATATCAAGAACCGACGAGTTCGCCCTCGGGATAGATGCTCCTGTCCGCCTCTCCGGGGACACCTCTGGAACGCCCGGCATCAGGCTCATCGGGCCCGCCGGCGAGGTGGCCCTTGACCACGGGGTCATTCAGGCGAAGCGCCACATCCACATGACTCCCCCGGACGCGCAGCGTTTTGGCGTGGAGGACGGGGAATGCGTGATGGTGAAGGTAGGCGGCGAGCGGGGCATTGTCTATGATGACGTGATTGTTCGTGTCAGTAATGATTTTATGCTTGACATGCATGTAGATACTGACGAGGCAAATGCCGCCGAGCTCCGCCAGGGTGCAGGCGGCATTCTCATCAAAGGCCCCACGATGGTGAGGCCCGACGGGGTCCAGTAACCGGGCGGAAGAAGTCCGGGGTACCGGAAATGTAACAAAATGGCAAGACCTTTCATATAGACATGGGCGTCCCTCCCATGGTACAATGACATATGGCATATTCTTGCCTTTTGGAGTCAAAGAGCAGGCTTCATCCCCGGGGAAGCCTTAGGAGAGGGGGATTTTCTGATGGATTCTTCAGAGATTGGGCGGTTTCAGCCTTCCTTTGTAAGCCATGATCCCAAAAGACAGCCGCCGGCGAAGAGCAGTGGGCCGCCGCCTGGCGACAGTGTGCCCTGTGACGGCTTTGCAGGGTCTGTGCCTTCCGGTAAGGAGTCAAAGCTCCAGCGAGGAGCTTCAGAGGTAAAAATGTCACCGCCTGCTGAGCCGGAAAAGCAGGAGCAGGTCAATCCTCTTCTGTCGGCCCTTGAGATCCGTGAAAAGCTCGAGAGCCTCACGGGTGCCGAGCGGACCGAATTCATCAGGGACTTTCGGGAAAAGAACGCCGGCAAGATCTTTGTCTCCATCGATCTTCACGATCACCAGCCTATCTATCGCCCCGGAGTTCACCCCGCCGACACTCCCGAGTACAACAATTATGTTCTGGGAACGGGCGATGCGGAGAACCGGAGAGAAGTATACCGCGATGCCGAGGCTTATGCCGTTGAATCGATGAAAGGGAAGCCCGACTATCCCCATTTCGGGATCCAGGTCTCCTTTTCAGGCTCTCTCATGGAAAACATGGAAAAGTCCGCCGAGCGCGGGCTCTGGCCGGGCAAGGACTGGAGCAGCCATTACCGGAACCTCCGCAAGGATTCCTTCACCTCGGAAGGGAACCCGCGACTGGATTTCGTCAACATCGGCTATCATCATCCCCTCATGGGGCTTATCGCCACGGGCCACACTGATGGCGGCGTCAACAGCGACAAGGATATAGAGCTCCAGATCAAGATGCACCAGCATGCCGTTGACAAGCTCTTCGGCGGCCCCATTTCCAAGGGATTCTTTCCGCCGGAGATGGCTTTCAGCGAGCGCATGATACCTGCCATCAAGAAGGCGGGCATTGAATGGACCATGGTGGACAACCTCCACTTTGACCGTGCCAACGAGGATTACCACAACACGGCCGACGGCCTCAAGCCGCCCAACAAGGCTGACAGAAGGAACCCAGGCACTCATACCTATGAGACGCTTCCCAATGACCTTGCCAAGGTCCACCTTGTGTCGCCTGAGGCCCTCAAGCCCCACTACGTGAAACATGTGGACCCCATGACGGGCAGCGAGGAGCTCATGGTCGTAGTCCCCGAGGAGCGCTCCCTCTCGTCGTATATCCAGAAGGATCGTGACGGGAGCAAGATCCAGGACGTCATCACCAAGTTCCAGAAATACAATACCGATCCTGCCCATCCCCTCTTCGTGCTTTTCGCCACCGACGGCGACAACAACGGCTCAAACAGCGGGGAGTTCCACAGGAACGTCCCCATAGATATGGCGACGCGGTACCCGGGCCAGGTGGTCTTCACTACCATCTCGGACTACCTGGAGCTTTTCCCTCCCGAGAAGCCGAAACTGGTCTCGGGCCAGGGCGAGCCGAAGCACTACGAAGGAGGCGACGTGATCCATGTAGAGGACGGCGCCTGGTGGGGAGCCAACCTGGGCGATCCCCAGTTCTCGAAATGGATGGACGACCCCGCTTATACAGGCTATTCGCCTAAAAAGAATTCATGGGCCACCCTTACGGCAGCCAAGAACGAGGTCCTCACCGCCGACAGCCTCGAGCCTGCCGGCCTGACAAAAGAAAGCATCGGCAATATCATAGCCGGGAGCGGCACCGATACTGAGAAGGCCTGGAACAATCTCCTCGTGGGCCAGACTTCCTGCTATGAATACTGGAACCCCGACAATGTCCTCTCCTATTCGTCGGTGACGGGCGCCAACAGGGCCGTGGAAGATGCCCGCAAGGTCATCGACCGCCATGGCAAGGACAAGGACGCCGTGGGCCCAAGCATATTCCTTCCCATGCACTACCCTTACAACCCCAAGGGCATGCCTTCGAGCTTCAACGTGGTGAGCTATGTCTATGACGTGAACAACGTGAAGTCCGTGGAAGTGAAATACCGGACCGATGATGACGGCAAGCTCGACAGATCCCAGGATTTCATGTTTGAGGGGACAGGCGTCAAGCCCTGGAAGAGCGGGCATGCCATGACAAAAATGCCTTTCCCGGACCTTCCCAACAAGCCCGATGTGTGGGTGGACCCCAAGGTGAGGGCCGATGAGTACAGGACCAAGGTGGAGCTTGAAGTCCCCCAGGGCAAGGAGGGCGAGCTTGTTCAGTATTACGTCGAAGCCGAGGATATGAAGGGGAATATATCGCGGTCGCCTATCCAGCACGTCTATGTTTCAGCGGCAGGGGCGCCTGCCGAGGTGACCAACGAGGAGCTCCATAACCAGCTCAAGTCGGGCGATCCCGACACACAGGCGACGGCGGTGGCCTTTGTGCTCACCACGGGGAGAAATGATCCCAACATCTTCAACCATGTCTTCTTCCGCCTCGAGCAGGCCGATGAGAAGCTCCTGAAAAGCCTCGAAAACCTGGCCATCAAGGAGAAGATAAAGCTTTCCGCTGATCCGAAATTCAGGGATGAGTACATCACCAGGCTTGACAAGCACCTTGTGAAAGAGGAGAATACGGCGAAGATAAAGTCTCTGCCCCATCTCTCATATTTCATGTCCCATCCTCTCGCGGACATGGCAGGTGATCCCCGCGTGGCGAGGATTCTTGCCAAGCTTTCATGAAATTGGGCGCCGTCAGGGAAAACAAGTGTCGAGGCAAGGGGAGCCCTTGCCTCGCTCAGCGTACACCCCATGCAGGAGGAACCTCCTCAGATGAGAGGATCCTCACCGATGTGCCCCTTTTCTCAGAGCTCGGCAGCAAGGAACTGGAGGATCTTGAGGGAATCGCCGTCTCAACAAGGTTTCACAAAGGGGAGTATATTTTTTTTCAGGGAGAAGAGGGGGGCGCTTTTTTTATAATTATCTCGGGAAAAGTGAAGATTGTAAGGGACTCTCCCAGCGGGAGGGAGATCACCCTCGCCGCCCTTTCAAGGGGGGATTCCTTCGGCGAACTCTCGCTTCTGGACGGGAAGTCCCGCTCAGCATCGGTCGTGGCCATTTCCAAGGCGGAGGTGCTCGTGATTTTCCGCGGTGACTTTGAAGAATACCTGCGCACTCATCCTGAGGTGGCTATAAAGCTTCTCACCGTGTATGCAGGCCGCCTTCGTGATGCCAACAGGCGGATTGAAGACCTGGCATGCCATTCGGTGAGGGGGAGGCTTGCCCAGATGATGCTTGACAGCGTGGCGGGAAATGGAGTGATATGCGAGGAAGGCGTCGTTTTTCAGCTTCCCTCTTCACATAAGGAGATCGCCTCGCAGCTTGGCACAAGCCGCGAGACTGTCTCGAGAACTCTTGCCGCCCTCTGCAATGAGGGATTTATCAGGATGATGAAGAGCCAGGTGACCGTACCCTGCCTGGAATCGCTCAGGTCACTTGTGCTGTGAGGGATCATGGCTGCTTTTGAAGGTCTCAGAGAAATTCACCGGGAGCCCCTGTCCCTTCTTGAAGGGGGGCAACCCCGGGAGGCCGCTGAATATCTTTCACGCCTGCTGAAAAAGAGGAAAATCACTCCCATTGAGAGAGCCTTCCTGTATTTTCACCTTGCGAGGGCTTACGGGAGACTGGCCCGTTTCAATGAAGCCGAGAGATGTCTCCGTCTGGCCATCAGCCACTGCACACCCGGGGCCCCGGAGGAGCTGGTCGCCCTGTATCAGGAGCAGGCTCTCCTGTGGTACAGGAGAAACCATCTCACGAGAGCCCGGAGAGCCCTTGCCAGGAGCGCTTTGCTGCTGAAAGGCCTGGAGAGAACAGCACCCTTTGCAAGATACCTCCATTACCGCGGCCTTTGCTTCTCCAAAGCCTCCCTGAGGGTTGAGGCCATGGAGAGCCTGAAGCAGTCCCTCGCGCTCTACCGCGCACTGGAGCTCCCGGCCGAACAGTCCCAGGTCCTTGATACCATGGGGATGATCTTCACCGAGATGGGGCAGGTCGAGGAGGCCCTCGGCCATTACCAGGAATCACTCCGCCTCAAAGAGCGGGAAGGCGATGAATACGGAATTGCCATCACCCTTGGAAACCTGGGGAGATGCTCTCTTCAGAACATGGAATTCCGCAAGGCGATTGATTTTTTTCAGAAGGACCTTGCGCTCTGCGAAAAGCTGCAGGACTCCCATGGCCTCATGGTGATGTGCAATAACCTCGGGAGAGCTTTCACCTCCCTGAAGGAGACCGGCAAGGCCTCGGGGTACCTAGAGAGGAGCCTTTCAATGGCCCGCGAGGCAGGAAACGAGATATGGAGCGCAATCAATGAAAAGGACATCGCCTATAATCATCTCAGCTCGAGCGAGCTCGGTGAGGCATCGGGGAAGCTGACCGGCGCCCTCGAGACCTTCCGGCGCTTTGATGCGAGGCCGCTCGTGGCCGAGGCCTTGAAAATCCATGCCATAGTGCTCAGGGCTGAAGGCCGCTTTGAAGAAAGCATGAAACGCTTCCACGAAGCGCTTGAGCTCTATCAGGGGCTTTCCATCCCGTTTCAGACTGCCGAGGTCCTTTTTCAGATCGGCCTGCTCTATCACAGGATGAATGACAAGCCTCAGGCAGTGTCCTATCTGGAAAAGGCGATAGAGATAGCAGAAAAACTCAATGCTCAATGGCTTTTGCAGAAATTTGAGAGTCTCCTTGCCGAATTGCACGAGGGAGAATGGCTCAGGCTCTGCCTGAAGCGTTATGTCGGCGAAGATCTCGTCGATACGGTGCTCTCAGAAACTTTTCAAACAGGAAAAAGGATGAGAGCAACGGTACTCTTCCTTGACCTGAAGCCGGGAAGGCTCTTTTTCGAGAGGGCTCTCGCCGAGGAGGTAGTCTCCCTCTTTAACGATTATTTCAGCAGGTTCTCCGAGATTATAGCCAGGGAGAGCGGGACAGTGGAAGGATTCATCGCCCAGGAGATGATGGCCTATTTCGGCGTGACGGGGCACTCCGATGACAACGCCCTTCATGCAGTGAGAAGCGGCTGCCGTATCATGGAGGCCTCTCTTCAGCTTGCCCAGGCCCGTGAGAGAAGGGATCTCCCCGTTCCCGGCATCGCCGTGGGCATCAACACCGGAGAGGTTTACGCCGGCAACGTGGGCACCTATCTCAGAATGCAGTTTAAAGTCACGGGAAGCACCGTGAATCTGGCTTCCAGGATTCTCCACAAGGCCAGGGCGGGGCAGGTGCTTCTGAGCGAAAGCGCGTTCTGCGAGGTGAGAGACCATGTCACGGCGAATCCCCTCAAGCCTCTGGTATTGAAAGGGGTCAGGGAAGAGCAGCCCGTGTGGGATGTTGACTGGAAGAGCACGATTAAATGGGCATCCCCGTGATGATGCCCTCAAATACCACTTTGCCTTTTACCACGCCCTGGGTTTCAAAGATAGCGATCCTGCTCTTCAGCTCCGTGTTCTTTGCTATCAGTATGAGCCTGTCACCGGGAAGGACGGTGCCGCGGAACTTCACCTTGTCGAGGCCACCAAAGCCGAGGAACCTCCTGGGATCGTCGTTGAGGGCGATCTTATAAAAATAAGTGCAGAGCTGCGCAGCGGCCTCGATGATGAGGACCCCGGGGAAAATGGGGCGTCCCGGAACATGACCTTTAACCCAGAACTCGCTGTCAGAGACGTCCTTGTAGCCTATGATGAATTTGTTCTGCCGGTCAATGGTGAAGATCCCCGAGAGCTGCTCCATGTCGAAGCGCTGCTGGTTGATCTTCCGGATCTCCTCGATGGGGATTTCCGTTCTGGATAAATCGAGAGCTGCGAGATCATAAATGAGTCTGGCTGCCATAAAGCCCTACCCTCCGGGAGTCCTGACCCATGCCAGGAAATTGTTTTCTCATGATATTACGGGCTTTTCCCGGGGAAATCCTTCCATGGAGAGGAGTCCGTGCTGATAGGATTCAAGGGCGCAAAGTGAGAATTATCTTCTTTCATGGAAGGGCCCATCGTTGAAAGGACCGGATCACATGGGGAAAAAGATTCTTATTATCCATCTTGCGGGAGGACTGGGCGATCTTCTGCTCTCCACGGCGCTCCTTGAGCCTCTCAGGCATCATTTTCCCCGCTCGTCAGTTACCATGATGGTGCGTGATGAGCTCAGGGAAGCTGTGGAAGGCCATCCAGCCCTCGACGGCGTGATAGGTGTCCCGGGGGGGAACCTGAAAGGGTGGGGAAACCTCAGCCGCCGGGCTGAAGCCCTCAGGAAGGAGAGCTTTGATACAGGCATTGTGCTCTGGAGCAGGGTGGAGGAAGCGTGGCTGCTCTTTCTCTCAGGCATTCCCACGAGGGTCGGCCAGGACTCCAGGCTTTTTTACAGCTTTCTCTATACCCACCGGGTCAGGGTCAGATCGGAGCATCACGATACCACGAGCCACTGGGTTGATATAATGCTTGATTATGCAAGGATACTGGGCTGTGAGGCTGAGGCACCTGAAGTGGCCATCCATGTTGACGGAAAATCAGAAGAGCGGGCGGGTGCCATACTTGCCCGCGCAGGATGGGATGGAAGCTCACCGCTTATAGGCTTTCACGTCGGCAAGGGGCTCCCTCTCGATGAGAAACGTTGGCCTGTCAACTTTTTCGCGGGCCTGGCCGATGCAGTCGCCGGGCGCTTCGGAGGCAGGGTCCTTCTGACCGGCAGCGGCATGGAGAGGGGACTTGTGAATGCCGTGGCCACCCTTATGAAGCAGAAGCCCCTTAATATTGCAGGCGAGACCTCTATCAAGGAGCTCGCGGCGGTAATTTCCCGCTGCCAGGTCTTTGTCTGCCCCGATTCGGCTCCCATGCACCTTGCTGCGGCGATGAAGGTGCCCACGGTAGGAATCTTCGCCCTTGCAAGCGATTTTCCCTCAAGATGGCGGCCTTATGGAACGGAATACGAGGTCGTTCTCCCCCCGGGCAGACGCTGCGCGAAAAAATGCGTGAAAGAGCACTGCAATGACTTCTCCTGTTACCATGACATACCGGTGGCTGATGTGCTTGACGCCATTGAGAGGCTCACGGGCAAAAGGAGGAAATTTAATCAAGTCCCCTAATAATTGTAAGGTGCACCTCGCCGGTCATACTATAAAGGCGCGTCCGGAAGGAGATTTACCTTGAAGATAGGAATTGATGCCTCTTTTCTTGCACGGGACACAAGGGGAATGGGAAGGGCTACCCGCAGCATAGTCGCCCGGATGCTTGGCCTGTTCAACCACGAGTTTTATTTCATAATGGTCAAGCATAAATCTGATGAGAAAAGTATTCAAAAGCACTTCCCCGAGAAGAAGCTCGATTTCATGACCGTAAAGGACTCCAGGATTTCCATGCTCGATGTCATATGGTTTCCCTGGAGCAGGATAGATTTTTTCCCTTCGGCACGGAGAGCCGTGACCATTCATGACCTGGCCCCTTATCGCTATTCGCACAAGAGAAAGGGAAGCGAAGGCTATAACGACAGGAAAAGGATCAAGGAGGCCTGCGAGGCCGCCGACATGATAATCACCCCGTCGGATTTCTCACGGAGCGAGATTTGCACGTTCCTTGAGATACCGCAGGAGAAGATTGAAGTGATCCCCCATGGAGTCGAGGAGATCTTCAAGCCCCAGGAGCTGGAGAGGGAGAAGGCAGCGCAGTACCTTGACCGCTTCAGCAAAGGGCTCCCCTATATTCTCTTCGTGGGCAACGTGGAAAAGCGGAAGAACATTGATGTGCTCCTCTATGCCTTTGAAAAGGCGAAGAAGGAGTATACCTTTCCTCATAAGCTTATCGTGGCGGGAAAATGCCCGGGGACCCTCGTGGGAAGCAACGGCACAACGGGATGGTCCCGGAAGCTCTTGTCCCGTATCGGGATCCCAAAGAAAACCACGAAAAACTCAATTGTATCGCTGGTGGAGAAGCTCTCCGTAAAAGAGGATGTGGTGTGGCTGGGGGAAGTGACTGATGAAGACCTTCTGGCCCTCTACAACCTGGCGAAGCTCTTTGTCTTTCCCTCCTTTTATGAAGGCTTCGGCCTCCCGATCCTGGAGGCGATGGCGTGCGGCGTGCCATGCATAGTCTCGGAAATACCTCCATTCGTGGAAGTGGCCCAGGATGCCGTGGCATACTTTGATCCCAAGAATGCCGCCGATCTCGCCGAAAAAATGTGGCTCATCATCTCAGATTCGGACCTCACGGCGAAGATGAGGAAGAGAGGATTTGAACAGGCTCAGAAGTACCAGTGGGATGTCTCGGCTCACAAGCATATCAAGGTCCTGGAGGAGCTCCGCTAAATGCCCATGCACTTTGAGCCTCTTGATTTCTCGCGGATCCGCACCTACTCGATTGCCGCGAGGAAAAACAAGGTGTCATGTCAGGGGTTTGCCAGGCCCTACCGCGAAGGCTCCACCTTTGCCGATTTTATTGCGACAATCCCGTCGATCCTCGCAGGCGGTGAGTACCGGGAGATCATAGATTCCATCGTGAAGGCCCATCTTTCCCGCCGGCTCGTCCTTCTTACCATGGGAGCCCATGTGATAAAGGTGGGATTATCACCCATTGTGATAGACCTTGTGAAAAGGGGCATCATCAATGCAATAGCCTTCAACGGCGCGGGAAGTGTCCATGACCTGGAGATTGCCCTCGTGGGCGAGACATCGGAAAATGTGGCCGATGGAATCAGGGAGGGCACATTCGGCATGGTCCGTGAAACGGGTGATATACTTAACGAATGCGCCCTCAGGGCTTACGAGGAAAAGAGGGGATTCGGGGAGGTAATAGGCGAGCGCATTTCGGAAGCACCTTTCGCCTCGATGAGCATATTCGCAGAGGCCCGGAAGGCCGGCGTACCCACCACTGTCCACGTCGCACTGGGAAGCGATATCTTTCACACCCATCCCGCAGCCCGCGGCGATGCTATCGGCGCCGCATCCTTCCATGATTTCAGGCTGCTGTGCGGGATCATCTCCCAGGCCACCGAAGGGAGC
This window contains:
- a CDS encoding NYN domain-containing protein; the encoded protein is MEHANTLALFIDFDNIALGFENRKKKFDIAKVLERLVEKGKIIVKRAYSDWARYPDQKRDLHEAAIELIEIPKRSRVGKNSADIRLVVDAMDLSYSKEHIDTFVIMSGDSDFSPLVSKLKENGKHVIGISLKESASNLLISNCDEFIFYEDLDLPKDIPSGIIKDLPENKKEAYQLLIDSVVALMRENKEIIYSSMVKDTIKRKKPSFTESAHGYRTFSDLLKDAERRGVLQLSGDSRSRTLIITGFGKSS
- a CDS encoding phosphate propanoyltransferase, whose product is MDEDLKIPISISARHIHLTKEHVATLFGKDARLTVKAPLSQPGQFACNETVSLTGPRSTIQNVRVLGPERKESQVEISRTDEFALGIDAPVRLSGDTSGTPGIRLIGPAGEVALDHGVIQAKRHIHMTPPDAQRFGVEDGECVMVKVGGERGIVYDDVIVRVSNDFMLDMHVDTDEANAAELRQGAGGILIKGPTMVRPDGVQ
- a CDS encoding Crp/Fnr family transcriptional regulator, whose protein sequence is MPLFSELGSKELEDLEGIAVSTRFHKGEYIFFQGEEGGAFFIIISGKVKIVRDSPSGREITLAALSRGDSFGELSLLDGKSRSASVVAISKAEVLVIFRGDFEEYLRTHPEVAIKLLTVYAGRLRDANRRIEDLACHSVRGRLAQMMLDSVAGNGVICEEGVVFQLPSSHKEIASQLGTSRETVSRTLAALCNEGFIRMMKSQVTVPCLESLRSLVL
- a CDS encoding tetratricopeptide repeat protein codes for the protein MAAFEGLREIHREPLSLLEGGQPREAAEYLSRLLKKRKITPIERAFLYFHLARAYGRLARFNEAERCLRLAISHCTPGAPEELVALYQEQALLWYRRNHLTRARRALARSALLLKGLERTAPFARYLHYRGLCFSKASLRVEAMESLKQSLALYRALELPAEQSQVLDTMGMIFTEMGQVEEALGHYQESLRLKEREGDEYGIAITLGNLGRCSLQNMEFRKAIDFFQKDLALCEKLQDSHGLMVMCNNLGRAFTSLKETGKASGYLERSLSMAREAGNEIWSAINEKDIAYNHLSSSELGEASGKLTGALETFRRFDARPLVAEALKIHAIVLRAEGRFEESMKRFHEALELYQGLSIPFQTAEVLFQIGLLYHRMNDKPQAVSYLEKAIEIAEKLNAQWLLQKFESLLAELHEGEWLRLCLKRYVGEDLVDTVLSETFQTGKRMRATVLFLDLKPGRLFFERALAEEVVSLFNDYFSRFSEIIARESGTVEGFIAQEMMAYFGVTGHSDDNALHAVRSGCRIMEASLQLAQARERRDLPVPGIAVGINTGEVYAGNVGTYLRMQFKVTGSTVNLASRILHKARAGQVLLSESAFCEVRDHVTANPLKPLVLKGVREEQPVWDVDWKSTIKWASP
- a CDS encoding 3-hydroxyacyl-ACP dehydratase FabZ family protein gives rise to the protein MAARLIYDLAALDLSRTEIPIEEIRKINQQRFDMEQLSGIFTIDRQNKFIIGYKDVSDSEFWVKGHVPGRPIFPGVLIIEAAAQLCTYFYKIALNDDPRRFLGFGGLDKVKFRGTVLPGDRLILIAKNTELKSRIAIFETQGVVKGKVVFEGIITGMPI
- a CDS encoding glycosyltransferase family 9 protein, coding for MGKKILIIHLAGGLGDLLLSTALLEPLRHHFPRSSVTMMVRDELREAVEGHPALDGVIGVPGGNLKGWGNLSRRAEALRKESFDTGIVLWSRVEEAWLLFLSGIPTRVGQDSRLFYSFLYTHRVRVRSEHHDTTSHWVDIMLDYARILGCEAEAPEVAIHVDGKSEERAGAILARAGWDGSSPLIGFHVGKGLPLDEKRWPVNFFAGLADAVAGRFGGRVLLTGSGMERGLVNAVATLMKQKPLNIAGETSIKELAAVISRCQVFVCPDSAPMHLAAAMKVPTVGIFALASDFPSRWRPYGTEYEVVLPPGRRCAKKCVKEHCNDFSCYHDIPVADVLDAIERLTGKRRKFNQVP
- a CDS encoding glycosyltransferase family 1 protein: MKIGIDASFLARDTRGMGRATRSIVARMLGLFNHEFYFIMVKHKSDEKSIQKHFPEKKLDFMTVKDSRISMLDVIWFPWSRIDFFPSARRAVTIHDLAPYRYSHKRKGSEGYNDRKRIKEACEAADMIITPSDFSRSEICTFLEIPQEKIEVIPHGVEEIFKPQELEREKAAQYLDRFSKGLPYILFVGNVEKRKNIDVLLYAFEKAKKEYTFPHKLIVAGKCPGTLVGSNGTTGWSRKLLSRIGIPKKTTKNSIVSLVEKLSVKEDVVWLGEVTDEDLLALYNLAKLFVFPSFYEGFGLPILEAMACGVPCIVSEIPPFVEVAQDAVAYFDPKNAADLAEKMWLIISDSDLTAKMRKRGFEQAQKYQWDVSAHKHIKVLEELR